A window of Agrobacterium tumefaciens contains these coding sequences:
- the hutH gene encoding histidine ammonia-lyase, translated as MTMKTITLHPGAVTLADLATIYWENGTAKLDRSFDAGIEKAAARIAEIAAGNAPVYGINTGFGKLASIKIDAADVATLQRNLILSHCCGVGAPLPENVVRLIMALKLVSLGRGASGVRLELVRLIEGMLEKGVIPVIPEKGSVGASGDLAPLAHMAAVMMGEGEAFYEGALLAAGDALAKAGLTPVVLAAKEGLALINGTQTSTALALAGLFRAHRAAQAALITGALSTDAAMGSSAPFHPDIHTLRGHKGQIDAGAALRNLLEGSEIRVSHIEGDERVQDPYCIRCQPQVDGACLDLLRQVARTLEIEANAVTDNPLVLSDNSVVSGGNFHAEPVAFAADQTALAICEIGAIAQRRVALLVDPALSYGLPAFLSKKPGLNSGLMIAEVTSAALMSENKQMAHPASVDSTPTSANQEDHVSMACHGARRLLPMTDNLFAILGIEALSAVQGVELRGPLKTGPELQKAMAVLRAAIPSLEEDRYMAPDLKKASELIASGALVSAISNGILPQLEV; from the coding sequence ATGACCATGAAGACCATCACGCTTCACCCAGGCGCCGTGACGCTTGCCGATCTCGCGACGATTTACTGGGAAAACGGCACCGCCAAGCTCGATCGCTCCTTCGATGCCGGCATAGAAAAAGCGGCAGCCCGCATTGCTGAAATTGCCGCTGGCAATGCCCCGGTCTACGGCATCAATACCGGTTTCGGAAAGCTGGCTTCCATCAAGATCGACGCCGCCGATGTGGCGACTCTGCAGCGCAATCTCATCCTGTCGCATTGCTGCGGCGTTGGCGCGCCGCTGCCTGAAAATGTCGTGCGGCTGATCATGGCGCTGAAGCTCGTTTCGCTCGGCCGCGGCGCGTCCGGCGTGCGGCTGGAACTGGTGCGCCTGATCGAAGGCATGCTTGAAAAGGGCGTCATCCCGGTCATTCCCGAGAAGGGATCGGTCGGCGCTTCCGGCGATCTCGCACCGCTCGCCCATATGGCTGCAGTCATGATGGGCGAAGGCGAGGCCTTTTACGAAGGCGCGCTTCTTGCCGCCGGCGATGCGTTGGCGAAAGCCGGGCTGACCCCGGTGGTCCTTGCGGCAAAAGAAGGGCTGGCGCTGATCAACGGCACGCAGACATCGACGGCGCTGGCGCTGGCCGGCCTTTTCCGCGCCCATCGCGCGGCGCAGGCGGCACTGATCACCGGCGCTCTTTCCACTGACGCCGCCATGGGTTCGTCTGCTCCTTTCCATCCGGATATTCACACGCTGCGGGGCCATAAGGGTCAGATTGACGCTGGTGCTGCGCTGCGCAACCTGCTGGAGGGTTCGGAAATCCGCGTCAGCCATATCGAGGGCGACGAGCGCGTCCAGGATCCCTATTGCATCCGCTGCCAGCCGCAGGTGGACGGCGCCTGCCTCGATCTTCTACGCCAGGTTGCCCGCACGCTGGAAATCGAAGCCAATGCGGTGACCGACAATCCGCTGGTGCTTTCGGATAATTCGGTGGTCTCGGGCGGTAACTTCCACGCCGAACCGGTGGCGTTTGCCGCCGACCAGACGGCGCTTGCCATTTGCGAGATCGGCGCGATCGCCCAGCGCCGCGTGGCGCTGCTGGTCGATCCGGCGCTTTCTTATGGCCTGCCGGCGTTCCTATCCAAAAAGCCTGGCCTGAATTCCGGTCTGATGATCGCCGAGGTAACCTCCGCCGCGTTGATGAGCGAGAACAAGCAGATGGCGCATCCGGCCTCGGTCGATTCGACGCCGACCTCGGCCAATCAGGAAGACCATGTCTCCATGGCCTGCCACGGCGCGCGGCGACTGCTGCCCATGACCGACAATCTCTTCGCCATTCTCGGCATCGAGGCGCTGTCGGCCGTTCAGGGCGTGGAACTGCGCGGACCGCTGAAAACCGGTCCCGAATTGCAGAAGGCGATGGCCGTGCTGCGGGCGGCGATCCCTTCGCTCGAAGAGGATCGCTACATGGCACCTGACCTGAAGAAGGCGTCGGAACTGATTGCTTCGGGCGCGCTGGTCTCGGCAATTTCGAACGGCATTCTGCCGCAGCTGGAGGTTTGA
- the hutI gene encoding imidazolonepropionase has translation MPGNKSANATATGNATALWRNARLATFDPAMEGIGAVENAVIAVRNGRIAFAGPESDLPADLSKADETNDCGGRWITPALIDCHTHLVFGGNRAMEFEMRLNGATYEEIAKAGGGIVSSVRDTRALSEAVLVAQALPRLDTLLSEGVSTVEIKSGYGLDIETELKMLRVARRLETLRPVRIITSYLAAHATPADYKGRNADYITDVVLPGLEKAHAEGLADAVDGFCEGIAFSVADIDRVFAAAKQRGLPVKLHAEQLSNLGGAALAASYNALSADHLEYLDEAGAKALAKAGTVAVLLPGAFYALREKQLPPVQALRDAGAEIALATDCNPGTSPLTSLLLTMNMGATLFRMTVEECLTATTRNAAKALGLGAQTGTLEAGKSADFAIWDIERPAELVYRIGFNPLHARIFKGQKVSS, from the coding sequence ATGCCAGGGAACAAATCTGCAAACGCAACGGCGACGGGAAACGCCACGGCTTTGTGGCGCAACGCCCGGCTGGCAACCTTCGATCCCGCCATGGAAGGCATCGGTGCCGTCGAAAACGCCGTCATTGCCGTGCGTAACGGCCGCATCGCCTTTGCCGGCCCTGAAAGCGATCTGCCCGCCGATCTGTCGAAAGCCGACGAGACCAACGATTGCGGTGGCCGCTGGATCACCCCTGCCCTCATCGACTGCCACACCCACCTCGTCTTCGGCGGCAATCGCGCCATGGAATTCGAGATGCGGTTGAATGGCGCGACCTATGAAGAGATCGCCAAGGCAGGTGGTGGCATCGTTTCCTCGGTGCGCGACACGCGCGCGCTCTCGGAGGCGGTTTTGGTGGCGCAGGCTCTGCCGCGTCTCGACACGCTTCTTTCCGAAGGTGTTTCCACCGTTGAAATCAAATCCGGTTACGGTCTGGACATCGAAACCGAGCTGAAAATGCTGCGCGTCGCCCGCAGGCTTGAGACATTGCGCCCGGTGCGCATTATCACCAGCTACCTCGCCGCACACGCGACACCTGCGGACTATAAGGGCCGCAACGCCGACTATATTACCGACGTGGTTCTGCCCGGGCTGGAAAAGGCCCATGCGGAAGGACTGGCAGATGCGGTTGACGGTTTTTGCGAAGGCATCGCCTTTTCCGTCGCTGATATCGACCGGGTTTTCGCGGCAGCAAAGCAGCGCGGACTTCCCGTCAAGCTGCACGCCGAGCAGCTTTCCAATCTCGGCGGCGCCGCGCTTGCGGCATCTTACAACGCGCTTTCGGCCGATCATCTGGAATATCTCGACGAGGCCGGTGCGAAGGCGCTGGCAAAAGCGGGAACCGTGGCCGTGCTTCTGCCCGGCGCCTTTTATGCGCTCAGGGAAAAGCAGCTGCCGCCTGTTCAGGCACTGCGCGATGCCGGAGCCGAAATCGCGCTTGCAACGGATTGCAATCCCGGCACATCGCCGCTCACCTCGTTACTGCTGACTATGAACATGGGAGCGACACTTTTCCGCATGACCGTGGAAGAGTGTCTGACGGCAACGACACGCAATGCGGCAAAGGCACTCGGCCTCGGTGCTCAAACCGGCACGCTGGAAGCCGGTAAATCCGCCGATTTCGCCATCTGGGATATCGAGCGCCCGGCCGAACTTGTCTACCGCATCGGTTTTAACCCGCTCCATGCCCGTATTTTCAAGGGACAGAAGGTTTCCTCATGA
- a CDS encoding formimidoylglutamate deiminase — MTAIYAGAALLAEGWAKDVRIICRDGLVASVETGASAQPLDERHAVIVPAMPNLHSHAFQRAMAGLAEIRGPGDDSFWSWRTVMYKFALSMTPDHVEAVAAQLYMEMLEAGFGRVGEFHYLHNDRDGSHYGNIAEMAERIGAAASQTGIGLTLLPVFYAHSGFGGQAPIDGQKRFIHSLDSYAKLMQSAEAVVGRLPGAVLGIAPHSLRAVTADELAAIEPLAKGGPIHIHVAEQTKEVEDSLAFSGARPVEWLLENAPVDSRWCLIHATHMTESETRAMAKSGAVAGLCPITEANLGDGIFPAPGFLSESGHYGVGSDSNILISVPEELRTLEYSQRLSLRARNVIADAGHSTGEKLFRGALQGGGRAMASPNGLEREKSADFVALDVSAVPYLAPSQILDQWIFAGGVGVDSVWVRGKKCVGGGRHIRRNEISARFNKVMAELLAS; from the coding sequence ATGACGGCAATTTACGCGGGCGCAGCGCTTCTGGCGGAAGGGTGGGCGAAGGACGTTCGCATCATATGCCGGGACGGTCTTGTTGCCTCCGTCGAAACGGGCGCTTCCGCGCAGCCCCTGGACGAGCGGCACGCCGTCATCGTCCCGGCCATGCCCAATCTCCACAGCCACGCGTTTCAGCGCGCCATGGCCGGGCTTGCTGAAATCCGTGGACCGGGTGACGACAGTTTCTGGAGCTGGCGCACCGTGATGTATAAGTTCGCGCTCTCCATGACGCCTGACCACGTGGAGGCGGTTGCTGCCCAGCTCTATATGGAAATGCTGGAGGCCGGATTTGGCAGGGTTGGTGAATTCCACTACCTGCACAATGACCGCGACGGTTCACATTACGGCAATATTGCCGAAATGGCCGAACGCATCGGCGCGGCCGCGTCGCAGACGGGTATCGGTCTGACCCTGCTGCCTGTCTTTTATGCCCATTCCGGTTTCGGTGGTCAGGCTCCGATAGACGGACAGAAACGCTTCATTCATTCGCTCGACAGTTACGCAAAGCTGATGCAGAGCGCAGAGGCTGTGGTAGGCAGGCTGCCGGGCGCCGTCCTTGGCATAGCGCCCCACAGCCTGCGCGCTGTCACCGCCGACGAGCTGGCCGCCATAGAGCCTCTGGCAAAAGGGGGGCCGATCCATATTCACGTCGCGGAACAGACGAAGGAAGTGGAAGACTCCCTGGCCTTTTCCGGTGCAAGGCCGGTGGAATGGCTGCTTGAAAACGCGCCCGTCGATAGCCGCTGGTGCCTGATCCATGCAACGCACATGACGGAGAGTGAGACGCGCGCCATGGCGAAAAGCGGCGCAGTTGCCGGTCTCTGCCCGATCACGGAGGCCAATCTCGGCGACGGCATCTTCCCGGCTCCGGGCTTTCTTTCCGAAAGTGGCCATTACGGTGTCGGATCCGACTCCAATATCCTGATTTCCGTACCGGAAGAGTTGCGAACCCTTGAATATTCGCAGCGCCTCTCGCTTCGCGCGCGCAATGTTATCGCCGATGCCGGCCATTCCACTGGTGAGAAACTATTCCGCGGTGCACTTCAGGGCGGCGGCAGGGCGATGGCGTCGCCAAATGGCCTGGAGCGCGAGAAAAGTGCAGATTTTGTCGCCCTTGATGTATCCGCCGTTCCATATCTTGCACCATCGCAAATTCTCGATCAGTGGATATTCGCGGGTGGCGTGGGCGTCGATTCCGTTTGGGTACGCGGCAAAAAATGCGTCGGTGGCGGCCGTCATATCCGCCGCAACGAAATCTCTGCCCGCTTCAACAAGGTCATGGCTGAACTTCTTGCGAGCTGA
- the hutC gene encoding histidine utilization repressor, with translation MPLEKGRADVTTASAGQTLHQRILGDIEGKIVSGEWPPGHRLPFEVDLADQYQCSRMTVNKVMSQLAKAGLIERRKKSGSFVRQPQIQSAVLQIHDIGAEVESLGLEYDFKILERGLRNANAGDRERLDVATGTPLLEILCIHFAGAREFCVEQRLVNLSAVPEAAETDFSEIAPGPWLLGHVPWSTAEHRISAETPAKEITRLLGIGDRQACLVVERRTWSNSGAVTYVRFTYPGNAHALVARFSPSSD, from the coding sequence ATGCCATTGGAGAAGGGGCGTGCGGACGTGACGACAGCATCGGCCGGGCAGACCCTGCACCAGCGTATCCTCGGCGATATAGAGGGCAAGATTGTTTCAGGCGAATGGCCGCCGGGGCACCGGCTGCCATTCGAGGTCGATCTCGCGGACCAGTATCAGTGTTCGCGTATGACCGTGAATAAGGTCATGAGCCAGCTCGCCAAAGCCGGATTGATCGAACGTCGCAAGAAGTCAGGCAGTTTCGTCCGTCAGCCGCAAATCCAGTCAGCCGTTCTGCAAATTCATGACATCGGCGCGGAAGTCGAATCCCTTGGGCTCGAATATGACTTCAAAATCCTTGAACGCGGACTGCGCAACGCGAATGCAGGGGATCGCGAACGACTGGATGTGGCGACCGGCACACCATTGCTTGAGATTCTCTGCATCCATTTTGCCGGCGCGCGGGAATTCTGCGTCGAGCAGCGTCTCGTCAATCTGAGTGCCGTGCCGGAAGCGGCCGAAACCGATTTCTCCGAAATCGCGCCGGGGCCATGGCTGCTGGGTCATGTGCCGTGGAGCACTGCCGAACATCGCATCAGTGCGGAAACGCCTGCAAAGGAAATCACGCGTCTTCTGGGTATCGGCGACAGGCAGGCGTGTCTCGTGGTGGAGCGACGCACCTGGAGCAATTCCGGTGCCGTCACCTATGTGCGCTTTACCTATCCCGGCAATGCCCATGCGCTTGTCGCCCGCTTCAGCCCGTCGTCAGACTGA